One region of Streptomyces sp. CG4 genomic DNA includes:
- a CDS encoding ABC transporter ATP-binding protein — MSTRAAQAPRHDEVVRVRGLGKTYPAVKGRRGTPGTPEVRATDGVALDVRRGEVFGLLGPNGAGKSTLVRQLTGLLRPDSGSVEILGHDIVRHPERAARLLAYLGQESSALDELTVSLASETTGRLRGLDVTRARAERDAVLEELGLTPIAGRALKKLSGGQRRLACLAAALVGERPLLVLDEPTTGMDPVARRAVWAAVDRRRAERGTTVLLVTHNVIEAETVLDRVAVLDQGRVIACDTPAGLKEQVADEVRVELVWRERAPLEVPEVAALRERAAESGRRWTLRLAPEEARAVVATVTGGAAFAALDDFTLATPSLEDVYLALGGAARQGLVKA, encoded by the coding sequence GTGAGTACGCGCGCGGCACAGGCACCTCGGCATGACGAGGTCGTACGCGTACGCGGGCTCGGCAAGACCTATCCGGCCGTGAAAGGGCGGCGCGGTACGCCCGGCACCCCCGAGGTGCGGGCCACCGACGGGGTGGCGCTGGACGTGCGGCGCGGCGAGGTCTTCGGGCTGCTCGGGCCGAACGGCGCCGGCAAGTCCACCCTCGTACGACAGCTCACCGGGCTGCTCCGGCCGGACAGCGGCAGCGTGGAGATCCTCGGGCACGACATCGTCCGGCACCCCGAACGGGCCGCGCGCCTCCTCGCCTACCTCGGTCAGGAGTCCTCCGCGCTGGACGAGCTGACCGTCTCCCTCGCCTCCGAGACCACCGGACGCCTGCGCGGCCTGGACGTGACGCGGGCGCGGGCCGAGCGGGACGCCGTACTGGAGGAGCTGGGGCTCACGCCGATCGCCGGGCGGGCGCTGAAGAAGCTGTCCGGCGGGCAGCGCCGGCTCGCCTGTCTCGCCGCCGCCCTCGTCGGCGAGCGGCCGCTGCTCGTGCTGGACGAGCCGACCACCGGCATGGACCCGGTGGCCCGGCGCGCGGTCTGGGCGGCCGTGGACCGGCGGCGCGCCGAACGCGGTACGACCGTGCTGCTGGTCACCCACAACGTCATCGAGGCCGAGACCGTGCTCGACCGGGTCGCCGTGCTCGACCAGGGGCGGGTCATCGCCTGCGACACCCCCGCCGGGCTGAAGGAGCAGGTCGCCGACGAGGTGCGGGTCGAGCTGGTGTGGCGGGAGCGGGCGCCGCTGGAGGTGCCCGAGGTCGCCGCGCTGCGCGAGCGCGCCGCGGAGTCGGGACGGCGCTGGACGCTGCGGCTCGCCCCCGAGGAGGCCCGCGCCGTGGTCGCCACCGTGACCGGCGGGGCCGCCTTCGCCGCCCTGGACGACTTCACGCTCGCCACGCCCAGCCTGGAGGACGTCTACCTCGCGCTGGGCGGCGCGGCCCGGCAGGGGCTGGTGAAGGCGTGA
- a CDS encoding NYN domain-containing protein produces the protein MDRCIVLVDAGYLLGAAASLLAGEPSRSRITVDHTALIQALRERAETETERPLLRIYWFDGAPDRVPQPEHRRLRVMPRVTVRLGALTRSDGRWAQKGVDAAMHAELTELARNRACSDVVLVTGDGDLLPGMMAAKEHGVAVHLWAVQAADGDYNQSEDLVAEADERRVLDRAWITQAVRAKELTSVCAPPPVPRPEIAAILSAPLPESALAAAAERPTDQGAPPAAAAAGNGTQERAAAKGVPTPKDLAALRAPGAQPVQHPATATLRWSSDKGWVDRPGAVTEPPEVAAMPTLAQLTTAEQRWADREEDITTVGGDPYEVGQVFARRWMSRLGDQGHLQKLSQLYPRIPHRIDGELLRYAARFGLLAHKDDQIDEHDRYAIRAGFWREIDVPAAAESAPAPE, from the coding sequence GTGGACCGCTGCATCGTCCTGGTGGACGCCGGGTACCTGCTGGGAGCAGCCGCCAGCCTCCTCGCCGGTGAGCCCTCGCGGTCGCGGATCACCGTCGACCACACCGCGCTGATCCAGGCGCTGCGCGAACGCGCCGAGACGGAGACCGAGCGCCCGCTGCTGCGCATCTACTGGTTCGACGGCGCCCCCGACCGCGTCCCCCAACCGGAGCATCGACGGCTGCGCGTGATGCCCCGCGTCACGGTCCGGCTCGGCGCCCTCACCCGCAGCGACGGACGCTGGGCGCAGAAGGGCGTCGACGCCGCCATGCACGCCGAGCTGACCGAGCTGGCCCGCAACCGCGCCTGCTCCGACGTCGTCCTCGTCACCGGCGACGGCGATCTGCTGCCCGGCATGATGGCCGCCAAGGAGCACGGCGTCGCCGTCCATCTGTGGGCCGTACAGGCCGCCGACGGCGACTACAACCAGTCCGAGGACCTGGTCGCCGAGGCCGACGAGCGGCGGGTCCTGGACCGCGCCTGGATCACCCAGGCCGTCCGCGCCAAGGAACTGACCAGCGTCTGCGCCCCGCCGCCCGTGCCGCGGCCCGAGATCGCCGCGATCCTGTCCGCGCCGCTGCCCGAGTCCGCGCTCGCCGCGGCGGCCGAGCGGCCGACCGACCAGGGCGCGCCCCCGGCGGCCGCCGCGGCGGGGAACGGCACCCAGGAGCGGGCCGCCGCCAAGGGCGTCCCCACCCCCAAGGACCTCGCCGCGCTGCGCGCCCCCGGCGCCCAGCCCGTACAGCACCCCGCGACCGCGACCCTGCGCTGGTCCTCCGACAAGGGCTGGGTGGACCGCCCGGGCGCCGTCACCGAGCCGCCCGAGGTCGCCGCCATGCCGACGCTCGCCCAGCTCACCACGGCCGAGCAGCGGTGGGCCGACCGCGAGGAGGACATCACCACGGTCGGCGGCGACCCGTACGAGGTGGGACAGGTCTTCGCCCGCCGCTGGATGTCCCGGCTCGGAGACCAGGGCCATCTGCAGAAACTCTCGCAGCTGTATCCGCGCATCCCGCACCGGATCGACGGAGAGCTGCTGCGGTACGCCGCGCGGTTCGGGCTGCTCGCCCACAAGGACGACCAGATCGACGAACACGACCGGTACGCCATTCGGGCGGGGTTCTGGCGGGAGATCGACGTACCGGCCGCGGCGGAGAGCGCGCCCGCGCCGGAGTGA
- a CDS encoding DUF2252 domain-containing protein, protein MSVPQLSGEQRGEEILAVFDTAFGRLLAADPAAFRVKFRKMAASAFAFYRGTACLFYHDLDAEKRGGPFLDDRTSRVWIHGDLHAENFGTYMDSNGRLVFNVNDFDEAYVGPFTWDLKRFSASIALIGYAKALSDEQITELVTIYAAAYRERIHALATGAKSDEVPPFTLDTAEGPLLGALRAARSLTRFELLESMTGIRDFERRFAPGGGSIELDAATRYKVLAAFDGYLETLPDSSLARPDSYRVKDVVGRRGIGIGSAGLPSYNILLEGHSDALENDVVIYIKQAQTPAVSRHITDPAIAGYFQHEGHRTVISQRALQAHADPWLGWTELDGAGQLVAEVSPYAVDLDWSDIDDPEEIAQVVADLGRATASMHSAADDTSGESLVPFSTERAIDAALAADEEGFAPLLVDFAHSYGARARADHQIFVDLFRNGRIPGL, encoded by the coding sequence ATGTCGGTCCCCCAGCTCAGTGGCGAGCAGCGCGGCGAGGAGATCCTCGCCGTCTTCGACACCGCCTTCGGCCGGCTCCTGGCCGCCGACCCGGCCGCGTTCCGCGTGAAGTTCCGGAAGATGGCGGCCTCGGCCTTCGCGTTCTACCGGGGCACGGCGTGCCTCTTCTACCACGACCTCGACGCCGAGAAGCGCGGTGGTCCATTTCTGGACGACCGCACCTCGCGCGTCTGGATCCACGGCGATCTGCACGCGGAGAACTTCGGCACGTACATGGACTCCAACGGCCGCCTGGTCTTCAACGTCAACGACTTCGACGAGGCCTACGTCGGCCCGTTCACCTGGGACCTGAAGCGCTTCTCGGCGTCGATCGCGCTCATCGGGTACGCGAAGGCGCTCAGCGACGAGCAGATCACCGAGCTGGTGACGATCTACGCGGCCGCCTACCGCGAGCGCATCCACGCCCTGGCCACGGGCGCGAAGAGCGACGAGGTGCCGCCCTTCACCCTGGACACCGCCGAGGGCCCGCTGCTGGGCGCCCTGCGGGCCGCCCGTTCGCTGACCCGCTTCGAGCTGCTGGAGTCGATGACCGGGATCCGCGACTTCGAGCGCCGCTTCGCGCCGGGCGGCGGCTCCATCGAGCTGGACGCGGCCACCCGCTACAAGGTCCTCGCGGCCTTCGACGGCTATCTGGAGACGCTCCCGGACTCCTCCCTGGCCCGCCCGGACTCCTACCGGGTGAAGGACGTCGTCGGCCGCCGGGGCATCGGCATAGGGTCCGCGGGCCTGCCGTCGTACAACATCCTGCTGGAGGGCCACAGCGACGCCCTGGAGAACGACGTCGTGATCTACATCAAGCAGGCCCAGACCCCGGCCGTCTCCCGGCACATCACGGATCCGGCCATCGCCGGCTACTTCCAGCACGAGGGTCACCGCACGGTGATCTCCCAGCGCGCCCTGCAGGCGCACGCCGACCCGTGGCTGGGCTGGACCGAGCTGGACGGCGCGGGCCAGCTGGTGGCCGAGGTCTCGCCGTACGCCGTCGACCTGGACTGGAGCGACATCGACGACCCGGAGGAGATCGCGCAGGTCGTCGCCGACCTGGGCCGGGCCACGGCGTCGATGCACTCGGCGGCGGACGACACCTCCGGCGAGTCCCTGGTGCCGTTCTCCACCGAGCGGGCGATCGACGCGGCGCTCGCGGCCGACGAGGAGGGCTTCGCGCCCCTGCTGGTGGACTTCGCGCACAGCTACGGCGCACGCGCGCGTGCCGACCACCAGATCTTCGTCGACCTGTTCCGCAACGGCCGGATTCCGGGGCTGTGA
- a CDS encoding LON peptidase substrate-binding domain-containing protein, giving the protein MTTARLPLFPLNTVLFPGLVLPLNIFEERYRAMMRELLKTPEDEPRRFAVVAIRDGHEVAPSAPGMPDPTAQPARGPAAGFGPEPLKSFHGVGCVADAATIRERADGTFEVLATGTTRVRLVSVDASGPFLTAELEELPEEPGDEAGALAEGVLRSFRQYQKRLAGARERSLSTGADLPDDPSVVSYLVAAAMVHDTPTKQRLLQAPDTASRLRDELKLLRAETAIIRSLPSLPAFELTRAPTSLN; this is encoded by the coding sequence GTGACCACCGCCCGTCTCCCGCTCTTCCCGCTGAACACGGTGCTGTTCCCGGGGCTCGTGCTGCCGTTGAACATCTTCGAGGAGCGCTATCGCGCGATGATGCGCGAGCTGCTCAAGACACCGGAGGACGAGCCGCGCCGGTTCGCCGTCGTGGCCATCCGCGACGGCCACGAGGTGGCACCGAGCGCCCCCGGCATGCCGGATCCCACGGCCCAGCCCGCACGGGGACCGGCCGCGGGCTTCGGCCCGGAGCCGCTCAAGTCCTTCCACGGGGTGGGCTGTGTGGCGGACGCGGCGACCATCCGGGAGCGGGCCGACGGCACGTTCGAGGTGCTGGCGACGGGCACGACCCGGGTACGGCTGGTCTCCGTCGACGCGTCCGGACCGTTCCTGACGGCGGAGCTGGAGGAACTGCCGGAGGAGCCGGGCGACGAGGCGGGCGCACTGGCCGAGGGGGTGCTGCGCTCCTTCCGCCAGTACCAGAAGCGCCTGGCGGGCGCCCGCGAGCGCTCGCTGTCGACGGGCGCGGACCTGCCGGACGACCCCTCGGTGGTCTCCTACCTGGTGGCGGCGGCGATGGTGCACGACACCCCGACCAAGCAGCGGCTGCTGCAGGCGCCCGACACCGCGTCCCGGCTCCGTGACGAGCTGAAACTCCTTCGCGCCGAGACGGCGATCATCCGTAGTCTGCCGTCGCTGCCCGCGTTCGAGCTGACCCGGGCGCCGACGAGCCTGAACTGA
- a CDS encoding AAA family ATPase, which translates to MTAPLTPPPPPHDDSPHQVWQASPPAGAQEGGSYEQDGPGMKTELREAAVITVAVALGGVLLGLLWWWLAPHVPLVGDQVDKNWVVYLKDSEGEQAIGVDGTFTLLGLAFGVVSAVVVFLLRRRGGVPVVVALGLGALLGSVLAWRLGVWLGPESDVLAHAKAVGKGVAFSAPLKLSAKGALLAWPLGALVVHLGLTALFGPRDPEPELPYPHQA; encoded by the coding sequence ATGACCGCACCGCTGACTCCGCCACCGCCACCGCACGACGACTCCCCGCACCAGGTCTGGCAGGCGTCGCCGCCTGCCGGGGCGCAGGAGGGGGGCAGCTATGAACAGGACGGCCCCGGGATGAAGACCGAACTGCGGGAGGCCGCCGTGATCACGGTGGCCGTGGCCTTGGGCGGGGTGCTGCTGGGGCTGCTGTGGTGGTGGCTGGCGCCGCATGTGCCGCTGGTCGGCGACCAGGTCGACAAGAACTGGGTCGTCTACCTCAAGGACAGCGAAGGGGAACAGGCGATAGGCGTGGACGGTACGTTCACCCTGCTGGGGCTCGCCTTCGGGGTCGTCAGCGCGGTGGTGGTCTTTCTGCTGCGGCGGCGTGGGGGCGTGCCGGTCGTGGTGGCGCTGGGGCTCGGCGCGCTGCTCGGCTCGGTGCTGGCGTGGCGGCTGGGGGTGTGGCTGGGTCCCGAGTCCGACGTGCTCGCGCATGCGAAGGCGGTGGGCAAGGGGGTTGCCTTCTCCGCGCCGTTGAAGCTTTCGGCGAAGGGGGCGCTGCTGGCCTGGCCGTTGGGCGCGCTGGTGGTCCACCTCGGGCTCACGGCGCTGTTCGGACCCCGGGACCCCGAGCCCGAGCTGCCGTATCCGCACCAGGCGTAG
- a CDS encoding thioredoxin domain-containing protein: MSKRNSQSAKTAARERLRQERERQAKRDKARRQIIVAASVVAVLAAAGGIGYALVQANKPNGWEAVKDQKLVKPANTTGTDGTTVVIGKSTAKKTLSMYEDPRCPVCSMFEQNVGETVRKGIEDGKFKFQFVGATFIDNNIPGTGSKNALSALGAALNVSPEAFLEYKSALYSAKYHPGEQDDKFKDDSYLIQVADTVSALKGNTKFQNDVKNGTFDKWALVMNDKFDKDGQKYKFSGTPTLMMDGKVLTTDGKNPPMSAADFNRVVDAELKG, encoded by the coding sequence ATGAGCAAGCGGAACAGCCAGTCGGCGAAGACGGCGGCCCGGGAGCGGCTACGCCAGGAGCGCGAGCGGCAGGCCAAGCGTGACAAGGCCAGGCGGCAGATCATCGTGGCCGCCTCCGTCGTGGCCGTGCTGGCCGCGGCCGGCGGCATCGGCTACGCCCTCGTCCAGGCGAACAAGCCCAACGGATGGGAAGCGGTGAAGGACCAGAAGCTGGTCAAGCCCGCCAACACCACCGGGACGGATGGCACGACCGTCGTCATCGGCAAGAGCACCGCCAAGAAGACCCTCTCGATGTACGAGGACCCGCGCTGCCCGGTCTGCTCCATGTTCGAGCAGAACGTGGGCGAGACGGTGCGCAAGGGCATCGAGGACGGCAAGTTCAAGTTCCAGTTCGTCGGCGCCACGTTCATCGACAACAACATCCCGGGCACGGGGTCGAAGAACGCGCTGAGCGCGCTGGGCGCCGCGCTGAACGTCAGCCCCGAGGCGTTCCTCGAGTACAAGTCGGCGCTGTACTCGGCGAAGTACCACCCCGGCGAGCAGGACGACAAGTTCAAGGACGACTCGTACCTGATCCAGGTGGCCGACACCGTCAGCGCCCTCAAGGGCAACACGAAGTTCCAGAACGACGTCAAGAACGGCACGTTCGACAAGTGGGCGCTCGTGATGAACGACAAGTTCGACAAGGACGGCCAGAAGTACAAGTTCTCGGGCACGCCCACGTTGATGATGGACGGCAAGGTACTCACCACGGACGGGAAGAACCCGCCGATGTCCGCGGCCGACTTCAACCGTGTGGTGGACGCCGAGCTCAAGGGCTGA
- the dnaE gene encoding DNA polymerase III subunit alpha, with protein MSKPPFTHLHVHTQYSLLDGAARLKDMFNACNEMGMTHIAMSDHGNLHGAYDFFHSAQKAGITPIIGIEAYVAPESRRNKRKIQWGQPHQKRDDVSGSGGYTHKTMWATNKTGLHNLFRLSSDAYAEGWLQKWPRMDKETIAQWSEGIVASTGCPSGEVQTRLRLGQFDEALKAAADYQDIFGKDRYFMELMDHGIEIEHRVRDGLLEIGKKLGIPPLVTNDSHYTYAHEAGAHDALLCIQTGKNLSDPDRFKFDGTGYYLKSTDEMYAIDSSDAWQEGCANTLLVAEMVDTTGMFEKRDLMPKFDIPEGFTEVTWFKEEVRRGMERRFPGGVPEDRQKQAEYEMDVIISMGFPGYFLVVADFIMWAKNNGIAVGPGRGSAAGSIVAYAMGITDLDPIPHGLIFERFLNPERISMPDVDIDFDERRRVEVIRYVTEKYGADKVAMIGTYGTIKAKNAIKDSARVLGYPYAMGDRITKAMPADVLGKGIPLSGITDPSHPRYSEAGEVRGMYENEPDVKKVIDTARGVEGLVRQMGVHAAGVIMSSETITEHVPVWVRHTDGVTITQWDYPSCESLGLLKMDFLGLRNLTIMDDAVKMVKANKGLDIDLLSLPLDDPTTFELLQRGDTLGVFQFDGGPMRSLLRLMKPDNFEDISAVSALYRPGPMGMNSHTNYALRKNKQQEITPIHKDLEEPLKEVLDVTYGLIVYQEQVQKAAQIIAGYSLGEADILRRVMGKKKPEELAKNFTIFQAGARKNGFSDEAIQALWDVLVPFAGYAFNKAHSAAYGLVSYWTAYLKANYPAEYMAALLTSVKDDKDKSAIYLNECRRMGIKVLPPNVNESVHNFAAQGDDVILFGLEAVRNVGTNVVESIIKCRKAKGKYASFPDYLDKVDAVACNKRTTESLIKAGAFDTMGHTRKGLTAQYEPMIDNVVAVKRKEAEGQFDLFGGMGEESSSEPGFGLDVQFTEDEWDKTYLLAQEREMLGLYVSDHPLFGLEHVLSDKADAGIAQLTGGEHADGAVVTIGGIISGLQRKMTKQGNAWAIATVEDLAGSIECMFFPATYQLVSTQLVEDAVVFVKGRLDKREDVPRLVAMELMVPDLSNAGTNAPVILTIPATRVTPPMVSRLGEILSHHKGDSEVRIKLQGPRKTTVLRLDRHRVKPDPALFGDLKVLLGPSCLAG; from the coding sequence GTGTCAAAGCCGCCCTTCACGCACCTGCACGTCCACACCCAGTACTCGCTGCTGGACGGTGCCGCGCGGCTCAAGGACATGTTCAATGCCTGCAATGAGATGGGCATGACGCACATCGCCATGTCCGACCACGGCAACCTCCACGGGGCGTACGACTTCTTCCACTCCGCGCAGAAGGCCGGAATCACCCCGATCATCGGGATCGAGGCCTATGTCGCCCCCGAGTCCCGGCGCAACAAGCGCAAGATCCAGTGGGGCCAGCCGCACCAGAAGCGTGACGACGTCTCCGGCTCCGGTGGTTACACCCACAAGACGATGTGGGCCACCAACAAGACGGGGCTGCACAACCTCTTCCGGCTCTCCTCCGACGCCTACGCCGAGGGCTGGCTGCAGAAGTGGCCCCGGATGGACAAGGAGACCATCGCCCAGTGGTCCGAGGGCATCGTCGCCTCCACCGGCTGCCCCTCCGGAGAGGTCCAGACCAGGCTGCGCCTCGGTCAGTTCGACGAGGCCCTGAAGGCGGCTGCCGACTACCAGGACATCTTCGGCAAGGACCGCTACTTCATGGAGCTGATGGACCACGGCATCGAGATCGAGCACCGGGTCCGCGACGGTCTCCTGGAGATCGGCAAGAAGCTCGGCATCCCCCCGCTGGTCACCAACGACTCGCACTACACGTACGCGCACGAGGCGGGCGCCCACGACGCCCTGCTGTGCATCCAGACCGGCAAGAACCTCTCCGACCCGGACCGCTTCAAGTTCGACGGCACCGGCTACTACCTGAAGTCCACGGACGAGATGTACGCCATCGACTCCTCGGACGCCTGGCAGGAGGGCTGCGCCAACACGCTCCTCGTCGCCGAGATGGTCGACACGACCGGCATGTTCGAGAAGCGCGACCTCATGCCCAAGTTCGACATCCCGGAGGGCTTCACCGAGGTCACCTGGTTCAAGGAGGAGGTCCGCCGCGGCATGGAGCGCCGCTTCCCCGGCGGCGTCCCCGAGGACCGCCAGAAGCAGGCCGAGTACGAGATGGACGTCATCATCTCGATGGGCTTCCCCGGCTACTTCCTCGTCGTCGCCGACTTCATCATGTGGGCGAAGAACAACGGCATCGCCGTCGGCCCCGGCCGAGGCTCCGCCGCGGGCTCGATCGTCGCCTACGCCATGGGCATCACCGACCTCGACCCGATCCCGCACGGCCTGATCTTCGAGCGGTTCCTCAACCCCGAGCGCATCTCGATGCCCGATGTCGACATCGACTTCGACGAGCGCCGGCGCGTCGAGGTGATCCGGTACGTGACGGAGAAGTACGGCGCCGACAAGGTCGCCATGATCGGCACGTACGGCACCATCAAGGCCAAGAACGCGATCAAGGACTCCGCGCGCGTGCTGGGCTATCCGTACGCGATGGGCGACCGCATCACCAAGGCCATGCCCGCCGACGTCCTCGGCAAGGGCATCCCGCTCTCCGGCATCACCGACCCCAGCCACCCGCGCTACTCGGAGGCCGGCGAGGTCCGCGGGATGTACGAGAACGAGCCGGACGTGAAGAAGGTCATCGACACCGCGCGCGGTGTGGAGGGCCTGGTCCGGCAGATGGGCGTGCACGCCGCCGGCGTGATCATGTCCAGCGAGACCATCACCGAGCACGTCCCGGTGTGGGTCAGGCACACCGACGGCGTGACCATCACGCAGTGGGACTACCCGAGCTGTGAGTCGCTCGGCCTGCTGAAGATGGACTTCCTGGGCCTGCGCAACCTCACGATCATGGACGACGCGGTCAAGATGGTGAAGGCCAACAAGGGCCTCGACATCGACCTGCTGTCCCTTCCGCTGGACGACCCCACGACCTTCGAACTGCTCCAGCGCGGCGACACCCTCGGCGTCTTCCAGTTCGACGGCGGCCCCATGCGCTCGCTGCTGCGGCTGATGAAGCCCGACAACTTCGAAGACATCTCCGCCGTTTCGGCCCTGTACCGCCCGGGCCCGATGGGCATGAACTCCCACACGAACTACGCGCTGCGCAAGAACAAGCAGCAGGAGATCACGCCGATCCACAAGGATCTGGAGGAGCCCCTCAAGGAGGTCCTGGACGTCACCTACGGCCTGATCGTGTACCAGGAGCAGGTGCAGAAGGCCGCCCAGATCATCGCGGGCTACTCCCTCGGCGAGGCCGACATCCTCCGCCGCGTGATGGGCAAGAAGAAGCCCGAGGAACTGGCGAAGAACTTCACCATCTTCCAGGCCGGCGCCCGCAAGAACGGCTTCAGCGACGAGGCCATCCAGGCCCTGTGGGACGTGCTGGTCCCGTTCGCCGGCTACGCGTTCAACAAGGCCCACTCCGCCGCGTACGGCCTGGTGTCGTACTGGACCGCGTACCTGAAGGCGAACTACCCCGCCGAGTACATGGCCGCGCTGCTGACCTCCGTCAAGGACGACAAGGACAAGTCGGCGATCTACCTCAACGAGTGCCGCCGCATGGGCATCAAGGTGCTCCCGCCGAACGTCAACGAGTCGGTGCACAACTTCGCCGCCCAGGGCGACGACGTGATCCTGTTCGGCCTCGAAGCCGTGCGCAACGTCGGCACCAACGTCGTGGAGTCGATCATCAAGTGCCGCAAGGCGAAGGGGAAATACGCCTCCTTCCCCGACTACCTCGACAAGGTCGACGCGGTCGCGTGCAACAAGCGCACCACGGAATCGCTGATCAAGGCCGGCGCCTTCGACACCATGGGCCACACCCGCAAGGGGCTCACCGCGCAGTACGAGCCGATGATCGACAACGTGGTCGCGGTCAAGCGCAAGGAGGCCGAGGGACAGTTCGACCTCTTCGGCGGCATGGGCGAGGAGAGCAGCAGCGAGCCCGGCTTCGGACTCGACGTGCAGTTCACCGAGGACGAGTGGGACAAGACCTATCTGCTCGCCCAGGAGCGGGAGATGCTCGGTCTGTACGTCTCCGACCACCCCCTCTTCGGCCTCGAACACGTGCTGTCCGACAAGGCCGACGCCGGCATCGCCCAGCTGACGGGCGGCGAGCACGCCGACGGTGCCGTGGTGACGATCGGCGGCATCATCTCCGGTCTCCAGCGCAAGATGACCAAGCAGGGCAACGCCTGGGCCATCGCCACCGTCGAGGACCTCGCCGGCTCCATCGAGTGCATGTTCTTCCCCGCGACCTACCAGCTGGTGTCGACCCAACTCGTCGAGGACGCCGTGGTGTTCGTCAAGGGCCGCCTCGACAAGCGGGAGGACGTGCCCCGGCTCGTCGCCATGGAACTGATGGTCCCGGACCTGTCCAACGCGGGCACCAACGCGCCGGTGATCCTCACCATCCCGGCCACCAGAGTCACTCCGCCCATGGTCAGCCGCCTCGGTGAGATCCTCAGCCATCACAAGGGCGACAGCGAGGTCCGTATCAAGCTGCAGGGCCCGCGCAAGACCACCGTGCTGCGCCTGGACCGGCACCGGGTCAAGCCCGACCCGGCGCTCTTCGGCGACCTGAAGGTGCTGCTCGGCCCGTCCTGCCTGGCCGGCTGA
- the ybaK gene encoding Cys-tRNA(Pro) deacylase: MAKKPKKQQSGGTPATVALASAGVDFTVHAYDHDPAHPSYGEEAAEAMGVSPDRVFKTLVADVDGALTVAVVPVSGSLDLKALAAAVGGKRATMADPALAERTTGYVRGGISPLGQRKRLPTVLDDSAKAHETICVSAGRRGLEVELSPGDLAQLTSAVLAPIGRG; the protein is encoded by the coding sequence ATGGCGAAGAAGCCGAAGAAACAGCAGTCCGGGGGCACCCCCGCGACGGTCGCCCTCGCATCGGCCGGCGTGGATTTCACGGTCCACGCCTACGACCACGACCCCGCCCACCCCTCCTACGGCGAGGAGGCCGCGGAGGCCATGGGCGTCTCCCCCGACCGCGTCTTCAAGACCCTGGTGGCCGACGTCGACGGCGCCCTGACCGTGGCCGTGGTCCCGGTCTCCGGCTCCCTGGACCTGAAGGCCCTGGCAGCGGCGGTGGGCGGCAAACGAGCGACGATGGCGGACCCGGCCCTGGCGGAGCGGACCACCGGGTATGTGCGGGGCGGCATCTCGCCGCTCGGCCAGCGCAAGAGGCTGCCGACCGTCCTGGACGACTCGGCGAAGGCGCACGAGACGATCTGCGTGTCGGCGGGGCGCCGGGGCCTGGAGGTGGAATTGTCCCCGGGAGACCTGGCACAGCTGACGAGCGCCGTACTGGCACCCATCGGGCGAGGCTGA
- a CDS encoding ABC transporter permease, with protein sequence MSVVPAEVLPGGSPAVPETARAAAELGPPARLWPSLAAVYRAQLSRARVARIPLLFVATFQSVGITVMMRGVVDSGSEAESVVAGSSVLVVAYVALNLLSQYFGQLRASGGLDHYATLPVPPAAVVLGAAAAYASFTVPGTLVTAVFGCVLFGLPLSNLWILVAVIPLAGAALSGLGAACGLLAPRPELATLLGQLGMSAALLLGVLPADRMPEIIRLARDLLPSTYGVEAYARTFGAHPDWAVVLVDLGVCAGVGVVSLAVATWAYRRAAVR encoded by the coding sequence GTGAGTGTCGTACCCGCGGAGGTTCTGCCGGGCGGTTCCCCGGCCGTGCCCGAGACGGCACGGGCCGCGGCCGAACTCGGGCCGCCCGCACGGCTGTGGCCGTCGCTGGCCGCCGTCTACCGGGCACAGCTGTCCCGGGCCCGGGTGGCGCGGATCCCGCTGCTGTTCGTGGCCACCTTCCAGTCCGTCGGCATCACCGTGATGATGCGGGGCGTCGTGGACAGCGGCAGCGAGGCCGAGTCCGTGGTGGCGGGCTCGTCGGTGCTGGTCGTCGCGTATGTGGCCCTGAATCTGCTGTCGCAGTACTTCGGTCAGCTGCGGGCGAGCGGGGGCCTCGATCACTACGCCACCCTGCCGGTGCCGCCGGCCGCGGTGGTGCTGGGCGCGGCGGCGGCGTACGCCTCCTTCACCGTGCCGGGGACGCTGGTGACGGCCGTCTTCGGGTGCGTGCTGTTCGGGCTGCCGCTGTCCAACCTGTGGATCCTGGTGGCCGTGATCCCGCTCGCCGGGGCCGCGCTGTCCGGGTTGGGCGCCGCCTGCGGGCTGCTCGCGCCACGGCCCGAACTGGCCACGCTGCTCGGTCAGTTGGGCATGTCGGCGGCGCTGCTGCTGGGGGTGCTGCCGGCCGACCGGATGCCGGAGATCATCCGGCTGGCACGGGATCTGCTGCCGTCGACCTACGGTGTGGAGGCCTACGCCCGGACCTTCGGGGCCCACCCGGACTGGGCCGTCGTCCTGGTCGACCTGGGGGTGTGCGCGGGTGTCGGGGTGGTCTCGCTGGCCGTGGCGACCTGGGCGTACCGCCGGGCGGCCGTCCGGTGA